TTCTCAGGAGACTCGTATGATCAGTGATGCCATGACCAAAGCCCTTAATGAGCAGATGAATTATGAATTCTACTCGGCCAATATTTATCTGTCGATGAGTGCCTATTGTAACTACAAAGGTCTGGACGGTTTTGCCAACTGGTTCTACAACCAGTATCAGGAAGAGATGATCCATGCTATGAAGTTCTATCATTACATCCTTGACCAGAGCCAACCGGTAGAGATCGATCAGTGCCCGAAGCCGCAAAATGATTTTGGTACGCCACTGGAGATGTTCCAGACAACGATTGGCCACGAGCAGGAAGTGACCAGACGGATTTACTCTCTGGTTGATCTGGCGCTTGATGAGCGTGATCATGGTACCAACTCGTTTCTGCAGTGGTTCGTTACGGAACAGGTGGAAGAGGAAGCGACCGTCAATAGCATTATTGACAAATTGAAACTGGTTGAAGGGACGGGCAACGGCATTTTTATGCTCAATAATGAACTCGGCCAGCGCCAGGCACCGACGACAACCGTTTAGTTTTTCTGCCGACAAAGATCGTTCTACACCCTGTTGGCGGGGTGTTGGACAATGAAGGTACGATTAAAACACTTAGGAGGGTATTCATGGAAAAGTATGTTTGCACGGCCTGTGGTTATGTGTACGATCCCGCTGAAGGTGATCCCGATTCCGGCATTGATCCGGGAACGGCTTTTGCTGATATTCCGGATGATTGGTGTTGCCCGGTCTGTGGCGTGTCAAAAGATATGTTTGAGCCGGTGAGCGAATAATTAAAGAAATTGAAAGAAAAGCCGATGATAGCCATCGGCTTTTCTTTTTCTTATTTTTGAAACTCCGGTTCTGTCTAAAAGGACTAAAATGGATATTCGTTTACGATAGCGCTTGACGGCGATGGTCGGTGACGATAGGGTGGAATGAAATATTAAACCAAGCCAAGGAGAATTCTATGGAAAAGTATGTGTGTGGGCCGTGTGGTTACATCTATGACCCTGCCGAAGGTGATCCCGATTCCGGTATTGCTGCTGGTACAGCCTTTGCCGATCTTCCTGATGACTGGGTTTGTCCTGTCTGTGGTGTCGGCAAGGATGCGTTCGATCCCTACGATGAATAAATATGTTGCGATAGCGAAATAAGAACACCCCGACTGATTCAGTCGGGGTGTTCTTATTTCAGCTTGTTTATCGTGAAAGCGTTTGGGTGGTGTAAGCAGCAGTATCTGAATTTTTTGCCACGTCGGCACTGAGTGCCTTTTTCAGGAATACGTTTACTCTGTTGTTTCCGTTTGCAACGGAAACGTCACGTTGAATACCAGTGGCTCACCGTTTCGCGTCACAACAAGCTCTACGGTTTCACCCGGCTGTAGCCGACGCAGAGTGTAGATGACATCAAAGGGAGCGGACGCCTGTTCTTGGTTAAGTGAGACAATCTGATCTTCGGGCTGAAGTCCGACTGATGCCGCCAGGCTGTCCGGTATGACTTTAGTAATGACGACGGTGTTCTCTTTTTGCTCCAGCATTACCCCGAGTTTTAGATGCTGCGGACCCGCCTCATAGCGGTTGTAGAGTAGGTAATCATAAGGCAACAGTGGTAGCTCCGGTAATGTTACCTCCATGAAACGATCCTGCTTACTCTCATCGATTTCCACTTCATCGTTTCCAACCAGGCTATACGATAGAGGCAATTGCTGATAGACACGCCGTGGAATGCCGAAGCCGTAGCGAACATGGTTGCCTCCAGCGAGGACCAGCACATGGTCGTTGGCATGTGCTGGCTGGTTGAGATACTCCACGATCGTCTGAGCCATAGTGTTGTCCCACAGGTTTTGGATGCGGATGAATTTTTCCGCCTCACCATGACCCTGTTCATGTCCGGCGAAATACGCCATCAGTGTCGCGTGGTAATAGGGATCATCCACTTCCGGTGTGGTTTCTTGTCCCTGCATGACTGCTATCTTTTGTTGGGGACTGACATTGAGCGCAATGACAGGGATGCGCTGCTCACGCATGGTGTTGAGAAGATCACGGTAGTAGGCGTAATCGATGCCCCAGTTTTCATACCAGTGCAGTTGACGTAGAAAACTTTTTTCGTCCAGCTCTCCGGCAATCCAGCGGTCGAGAACCGCTTGCTGCTCGTGATGGAACATCTCCATGCCAACCGCGACATGACCTGGATAGCGTTCAGCCAGGTGATTGAGAATGTCGAGTTGGAAGCGGTGTGAGGCTGGATTGTCGTGGGTTTCCCCGGCATAGATAAGGCGGTCGCCACTGATGTCGGCGAGCATCTGCGTCATGGTGACGACGGTGCCGGTTTTTAGATGAACAAGTGTGTCCGGAACCGGCTTCTCGTGCAACGGGTAAGGGTTAGCGGAGCGCCCCAAAGGTTTGGAGGCCGGGGCGCATCCGCTACAGATCAGAATCGACAATAAGGTCGTTACCAACAGAATTCGGCACATGGCTCGTACTGCGGGGTCGCGATCCAGATATAGACAGGGGAGAGATTATTTGAAGATATTCTTCGAATAGAAGATCTCCGTCATCTCATGGCGCAGCAGTTCACGAACCCGCTTTTTCTCCGCATCGGAAAAATCCTGCATGGCCGTCCCAAACAGATACTTCTCCAGCTCAACATCTTTAAGCAACATCTTGGTGTGAAACAGGTTTTCCTGGTAGATGTTGATATCGACGCAATCATACAACTCCAGCGTGCCCTTTTTGATGTATTGCTGAATTGAGTGGATGTTGTGGTCAATGTAATGCTTCTTGCCGCGCACGTCGCGGGTAAAACCACGAACTTTGTAATCCATCAGCACAATATCCGACTCAAAGGACTCAACCAGATGGTTGAGGGCCTTGAGTGGACTGATTTTACCACAGGTGGAAACGTCAACATCGACCCTGAAGGTCGAGATGCCCAGTTTGCTATCGGTTTCCGGATAGGTATGGATACATAGATGGCTTTTGTCGAGGTGTGCCAGAACCTGATCGGGTTTCGGTTCGACAGGCTCCTCGGCAATCAGCACCGTGACACTGGCCCCCATGGGGTCATAGTCCTGGCTGGAGATATTCAAGACATTGGCACCGATGATATCGGCGACTTCGCAAAGAATTTTTTCCAGCCGTTCGGCGTTGTATTCTTCGTCGATATATTCGAGATACTCTTTGCGTGATTGAGGGGCCTTGGCATAACAGATGTCGTAAATGTTGAACGACAGTGTTTTGGTCAGGTTGTTAAACCCACGCAGTTTGATTTTCTTTGGGCGTTTGGTACGGGACACTTTTTTTGCGCACATGGCCGATCTCCTTTGACAGACCCTCTGGGGAGCCTGCGGCTTCCTGGCGGAAACCCAAAACAGACGACGGGATGCCGTCAATTTTGTAAGCGGGTCTTCGGAAATCCCGAAGCCCGAAGATGACGCTAAGCGTCACCTGACATTTGCCGAATGTTTGGGGAGGGCCAAACGGCGTCATAAGATCATAAAAGAACGGGGAGAACAAGAAAAATGCGTTGCCGGATGGAAAAAAGTTCTCCATGTCGGCAACGCATTTTTTAACGTATTTTCACTGACCTATCGCACCGTGTGATGGTCTGGACACATCGTCACTGTATCGTGATGTCCTGAAATGCGCCGATCAGGTGTTGAATAGTGAAATAGGCGGAAAAAATCGCAGTACGAGCTTCGATAATATTCAAGTCAGCACGGGTCTGGTAGAAGATGGCATCGAGCAGTTCTGCCGAGGTCGTCAACCCCTGATCAAAAGACAGCCGGGTGATACGCAGATTTTCCCGGGCCTGTTCACTGTTGGTCTGAGCGACCTTGAGATTGTTGTGGGCCAACAGAAAGTCGCGGCGCAAATTATCCAGTTCGGTGGTCAATTCGTGTTCACGTTCATGATAATTGTAGCTGGCACGATCTGCGGCCAGTTGCGCTTGCTTGCGACTCGCATCATCTTTGAATCCGTCAAATAGATTCAAGCTCAGTTGCAACTGGGTGGTTACCTGTTCGTCGCGATTGTCCCCTTCGTTGATGAAATAATCATCTTCACTGCGGGAGAATTCACTGACCAGATCCGCGCGGGGCAGGTAACGGTCTCGGGAGGCCTTATGCGACAGGTTTGCCGATTCAATCACATGACGCAGGGCCAACAGCTCGCGGTTACTGGTGAGCAGTTGCTCCTGTAGCGCCTGTTGTTCGCCAAGTTGCGGCAACTCAGCCAGCTCGTCCAGATTAAGACTGTCAAGATCGACTGACGCCAGAGTCTGCCGTTGTAGCTGGGCTATTTGTTGCCGAATGGTGGTTTCGGCGGTGTTAACATCAAGGCGGGCGTTTTCCAGCTCGACTTCAATTTTCAACACATCATTACGCGTCAGCAGGCCAACATCAAACTTGGCTTGAGCGTTATGGCGTTCCTGCTCGTAAAGTTGAACCGCGTGACGAGCCACTTCCAGATTTTGCAGCTGTTGCTTGATCAGCAGACAGGTTTGGGCCACCTGTTCCTGAACGGTCTGCTGAATCTCCTTGAGCTGCCATTGGGCCACCTGATGTTGCTGTTTTTGACTGAGCAGGCGATAGTGGTCGCCGAAGCCGTTAAACAGATTCCAGGTCAGTTGAATGCCGCGGCTGTGGTATTTTTCAGGCTCCCACTGGGTTTCATCGCGCAGGTTCTGGGCCTGATAAAACAGATCCAGCGAAGGCATGAATTCGCCTCGGCGGCTGCGGACGACCTGTTGTTGTTCGTTCATAGCGGCCTGGTATTCACGCACCAGATAGCGTTGTGAGGCAGCACTTTTTTGCAAATCGCTGACCGTCCAAGCCATCGCCAGGCTTGGCAGGGCCGTTATCAGAATGAGAAATGTGACGATAAAAGGTTTATTCCGCATTTTCAGCCCTTTCACGGTGAATAAAGAAAGCCAGCAAGGCCGGAATGACAAACAGGGTAAAGATGGTCGAAATCAACAAACCACCGAGCAACACGCTACCGATGCCACGGTACAGTTCACTCCCTGCACCGGTGGACAAAACCAGCGGCAGCAGGCCGAACAGACTGGTGGTGGTACTCATGAAGATCGGCCGGATCCGCGTGCGTACTGATTCACGAATGGCTGGAATCCCCTGCAATCCTTCAAAGCGCACGTTGTTCAACGACTGGTGGACAATGAGAATGGCGTTGTTGACCACGGTACCGATGAGGATAATAAAGCCGAGCATGGTCAGAATGTCAAATCCCTGCGGGGCAACAAACAGGTTAACCGCTTTGAGGCCGATAAATCCACCCGCCGCTGCCAGCGGCACACTGAACATGATGATCAGCGGATAGAAGAAGTTTTCAAACAGCACCGCCATCAGCAGATATGTGATGATCAGCGCCAGCAGCAGGTTCCACTGCAACGCCTCGCGGGTTTCCACCAGTTTGTCAGCGTTGCCGCCGATGTAAATCTGGGTGCCGTCCAGTTTGCCGGCGTCACGTAGTTGTGCCACCACCCCTTCAATGGTTTCCGTCGCCTGTTGCAAAGGAATATCCTCCGATGGCGTGACCTGCAGGGTAATGTTGCGGCGGCGCTCGTAATGGTTGACCTGGGTCATGCCCTGCTCATATCGAGCTTCGGCGATGTCGCCAACACGGATCAACTCGCCATAGCGGTTGACGATAGTGCTGTTAAGGATGTCCTCAGGGCTTTGCACCTCGGCATCGCTGGCTTTAACCACCAGATCGATTTTACGGGTGCCATCGGGCATGTAATCGCTGACCTGACGGCCATCCATCAGCACATCCACATATTCACCCAGTTCGGTTTCAGTCAGACCGTTGGCGACCAGTTTCTTCTTATCCGGGACAATGCTGACCTCCGGATAGCTGATCTCCAGAGACGGCACCGGACGGATCTGTGACTGGGGAATGGCCTGGCTGATTGCACCATACAGTGTGCGCCCCGCATTGACCAGCGTCGACAGCTGTGTGCCGGTGATATTGACTTCGACGGCACGCCCCTCACCGATGTCACTTTCGAAAATACCCGCCTGCAAACTGACGCCGATCATGTCCGGAATGGAGTTCATGACCCGAGTCATTAACGGCATCATGCCACGGGCCTCTGTTTCGTGGGTACTCATTGAACCCATGATGTTCAGGTCCGGGGTCGCGACGAAAAAGGTATCCTTGATTTGCGGGATGCCGTCTTTCCCGTCCTCTTTGGCATAAGGTTCAACCTGTTGGTAGACGTATTTACCGATGGACTCCCGCTTATCCACCGATAATCCCGGTGGTGGGATCAGAATGTTCATGATCAGGTTACGGTTACCTTGCGGCAGATATTCTGATTTGGGCAGTAACGCCCAGACCAGAAGGGCAGCGGCAAGTGTCAGAACCGTGACCGTTATGACCCGATTGGCCACCGATTGCAAAGACAGATCAGAAAGGCGCATCAGGCCGTTGACCACCCGTTGTCCGAAGCGACCAAGTTTGTCACTCTTTTCTTGAATGACCGGCCGACGGCCATACACCAGATTGGCCAAGCAGGGAATAACCACCAGCGAGACAATCATGCTGAGCAGAATGGCAAAGGTGATGGCAATGGCAATGTCGCGGAACAGCTGTCCGGCTTCCTGCTCGATGAAAATAACCGGCAGGAACACGGCCACTGTGGTTGCTGTGGACGCGAGAACCGCACCGAAGACCTCTGAGGCGCCATCAAGTGCGGCATTGAAGGCTTTCTTTCCCATCTGTCTGTGCCGGTCGATGTTTTCCAAAACAACGATAGCACTGTCTACCAGCATACCGATGGCAAACGAAATCCCGGCCAGACTGACGACGTTGAGGTTGCGGTGAAACACCCACAGCGAGATAAAGGTGCCGATGACCGATACCGGAATGGCAATCGCGGTGATCGCCGTGCCTGAGACGCTGCGCAGGAACACCAACAGCACGACAATGGCCAGCAGACCACCGATCAGGGCGTTTTGCTTGACGATCGTGATGGCCGTATTGATGTACGGGGTTTGGTCGTAAACCCAGTCAAAGAACAAGCCATTTTTTGCCAGCAGACCCGCATTGAGTTCATCAATCGTTTCATGGGCACGGTTGACCAGATCAATGACATTGGCACCTTTCTCTTTACGAATACCAACGACCATGCACGGTTCACCATTGGATTGCACGGCAAACGTCCGTTTCTCATAGCCGATCTGGGTGGTAGCGACATCGCGCAGGTAAACACGTCTGAACCCGTCATCCACAAGAACGACGTCGAGCGGGTCACTTTCTTCCTGGAAACGGCTGACGGTGCGAATCCGGTAGTCTTTTTTGCCGATACTCAGATTGCCTGCCGAGGTGTTTTCGTTGGCCTGTTGCAGCGAGTTGATCACCTGGCTGATGGTGATGTTATGCTGGGCGAGTTTCTCGCGATCCACCACCACTTGCAGCTCCTGCTCGGTACCGCCGCCGTCGAACAATGAGCCGACCCCCTCGATCCGCTCGAGATGTTGTTCGATTTCGTTGTTAAAAAAGGTACGGTATTCGTCAATGGGGCGCTCGTTGCCGGGCAGGGTTTTCAGCAACAGCCAGATGACCGGCGAACTGTTGGCCCCGGCCGCATCGATAATCGGCTTGTCAACGTTTTCCGGATAATCGCCGACTTCATCGAGCTTGTTGGCGACCCGCAGCAAGGCGGTATCAATGTCTACGCCGACTTTGAATACCAGACTGATGGTGCCGTAATTGTTGTAACTGGAGCTCTCCAGGCTGATCAGGTTCTGTAGACCCTTAAGAGCATCCTCCTGGTCTTCGATGATCTCCTGTTCAATGTCGTAGGGTGTGGCGCCTGGCCAGGTGGTGGTGACGGTGATTTCCGGTAGTTCCACGTCCGGCGTCAGCTGCACAGGCAACTTGTTGAGGCCGATGATGCCGAACATGAGAATCATGATGACAAACACCGCCACTGAAACCGGTTTTTTGATGCTGTAATGAA
This is a stretch of genomic DNA from uncultured Desulfuromonas sp.. It encodes these proteins:
- a CDS encoding ChaN family lipoprotein gives rise to the protein MCRILLVTTLLSILICSGCAPASKPLGRSANPYPLHEKPVPDTLVHLKTGTVVTMTQMLADISGDRLIYAGETHDNPASHRFQLDILNHLAERYPGHVAVGMEMFHHEQQAVLDRWIAGELDEKSFLRQLHWYENWGIDYAYYRDLLNTMREQRIPVIALNVSPQQKIAVMQGQETTPEVDDPYYHATLMAYFAGHEQGHGEAEKFIRIQNLWDNTMAQTIVEYLNQPAHANDHVLVLAGGNHVRYGFGIPRRVYQQLPLSYSLVGNDEVEIDESKQDRFMEVTLPELPLLPYDYLLYNRYEAGPQHLKLGVMLEQKENTVVITKVIPDSLAASVGLQPEDQIVSLNQEQASAPFDVIYTLRRLQPGETVELVVTRNGEPLVFNVTFPLQTETTE
- a CDS encoding TolC family protein — protein: MRNKPFIVTFLILITALPSLAMAWTVSDLQKSAASQRYLVREYQAAMNEQQQVVRSRRGEFMPSLDLFYQAQNLRDETQWEPEKYHSRGIQLTWNLFNGFGDHYRLLSQKQQHQVAQWQLKEIQQTVQEQVAQTCLLIKQQLQNLEVARHAVQLYEQERHNAQAKFDVGLLTRNDVLKIEVELENARLDVNTAETTIRQQIAQLQRQTLASVDLDSLNLDELAELPQLGEQQALQEQLLTSNRELLALRHVIESANLSHKASRDRYLPRADLVSEFSRSEDDYFINEGDNRDEQVTTQLQLSLNLFDGFKDDASRKQAQLAADRASYNYHEREHELTTELDNLRRDFLLAHNNLKVAQTNSEQARENLRITRLSFDQGLTTSAELLDAIFYQTRADLNIIEARTAIFSAYFTIQHLIGAFQDITIQ
- the speD gene encoding adenosylmethionine decarboxylase, whose product is MCAKKVSRTKRPKKIKLRGFNNLTKTLSFNIYDICYAKAPQSRKEYLEYIDEEYNAERLEKILCEVADIIGANVLNISSQDYDPMGASVTVLIAEEPVEPKPDQVLAHLDKSHLCIHTYPETDSKLGISTFRVDVDVSTCGKISPLKALNHLVESFESDIVLMDYKVRGFTRDVRGKKHYIDHNIHSIQQYIKKGTLELYDCVDINIYQENLFHTKMLLKDVELEKYLFGTAMQDFSDAEKKRVRELLRHEMTEIFYSKNIFK
- a CDS encoding rubredoxin; translation: MEKYVCTACGYVYDPAEGDPDSGIDPGTAFADIPDDWCCPVCGVSKDMFEPVSE
- a CDS encoding rubredoxin, with protein sequence MEKYVCGPCGYIYDPAEGDPDSGIAAGTAFADLPDDWVCPVCGVGKDAFDPYDE
- a CDS encoding efflux RND transporter permease subunit; translation: MSVLHYSIKKPVSVAVFVIMILMFGIIGLNKLPVQLTPDVELPEITVTTTWPGATPYDIEQEIIEDQEDALKGLQNLISLESSSYNNYGTISLVFKVGVDIDTALLRVANKLDEVGDYPENVDKPIIDAAGANSSPVIWLLLKTLPGNERPIDEYRTFFNNEIEQHLERIEGVGSLFDGGGTEQELQVVVDREKLAQHNITISQVINSLQQANENTSAGNLSIGKKDYRIRTVSRFQEESDPLDVVLVDDGFRRVYLRDVATTQIGYEKRTFAVQSNGEPCMVVGIRKEKGANVIDLVNRAHETIDELNAGLLAKNGLFFDWVYDQTPYINTAITIVKQNALIGGLLAIVVLLVFLRSVSGTAITAIAIPVSVIGTFISLWVFHRNLNVVSLAGISFAIGMLVDSAIVVLENIDRHRQMGKKAFNAALDGASEVFGAVLASTATTVAVFLPVIFIEQEAGQLFRDIAIAITFAILLSMIVSLVVIPCLANLVYGRRPVIQEKSDKLGRFGQRVVNGLMRLSDLSLQSVANRVITVTVLTLAAALLVWALLPKSEYLPQGNRNLIMNILIPPPGLSVDKRESIGKYVYQQVEPYAKEDGKDGIPQIKDTFFVATPDLNIMGSMSTHETEARGMMPLMTRVMNSIPDMIGVSLQAGIFESDIGEGRAVEVNITGTQLSTLVNAGRTLYGAISQAIPQSQIRPVPSLEISYPEVSIVPDKKKLVANGLTETELGEYVDVLMDGRQVSDYMPDGTRKIDLVVKASDAEVQSPEDILNSTIVNRYGELIRVGDIAEARYEQGMTQVNHYERRRNITLQVTPSEDIPLQQATETIEGVVAQLRDAGKLDGTQIYIGGNADKLVETREALQWNLLLALIITYLLMAVLFENFFYPLIIMFSVPLAAAGGFIGLKAVNLFVAPQGFDILTMLGFIILIGTVVNNAILIVHQSLNNVRFEGLQGIPAIRESVRTRIRPIFMSTTTSLFGLLPLVLSTGAGSELYRGIGSVLLGGLLISTIFTLFVIPALLAFFIHRERAENAE
- a CDS encoding ferritin; this translates as MISDAMTKALNEQMNYEFYSANIYLSMSAYCNYKGLDGFANWFYNQYQEEMIHAMKFYHYILDQSQPVEIDQCPKPQNDFGTPLEMFQTTIGHEQEVTRRIYSLVDLALDERDHGTNSFLQWFVTEQVEEEATVNSIIDKLKLVEGTGNGIFMLNNELGQRQAPTTTV